The proteins below come from a single Cylindrospermopsis raciborskii Cr2010 genomic window:
- the psaB gene encoding photosystem I core protein PsaB: MATKFPKFSQDLAQDPTTRRIWYAIATGNDFESHDGMTEENLYQKIFATHFGHLAIIFLWASSLLFHVAWQGNFEQWIKDPLNVRPIAHAIWDPHFGAPAVDAFTQAGASNPVNIAYSGVYHWWYTIGMRTNQELYTGSLGLLLLAALFLFTGWLHLQPKFRPSLSWFKSAEPRLNHHLAGLFGVSSLAWTGHLVHVAIPESRGIHVGWDNFLSVAPHPAGLTPFFTGNWGVYAQNPDTAGQIFGTSTGAGTAILTFLGGFHPQTESLWLTDIAHHHLAIAVLFIIAGHMYRTNFGIGHSIKEMLNSKSGLVPGSKSEGQFNLPHQGLYDTINNSLHFQLSLALAALGTVTSLVAQHMYSLPSYAFIAKDYTTQAALYTHHQYIAGFLMVGAFAHAAIFWVRDYDPEQNKGNVLDRILQHKEAIISHLSWVSLFLGFHTLGLYVHNDVVVAFGTPEKQILIEPVFAQFIQAAQGKALYGLNVLLSNPDSIAYTAYPNAGNVWLPGWLDAINSGTNSLFLTIGPGDFLVHHAFALAIHTTTLVLVKGALDARGSKLMPDKKDFGYAFPCDGPGRGGTCDISAWDAFYLAMFWMLNTIGWVTFYWHWKHLGIWQGNVAQFNENSTYLMGWFRDYLWANSAQLINGYNAYGMNNLSVWAWMFLFGHLVWATGFMFLISWRGYWQELIETLVWAHERTPLANLVRWKDKPVALSIVQARVVGLAHFTVGYILTYAAFLIASTAGKFG; the protein is encoded by the coding sequence ATGGCAACAAAATTTCCCAAATTTAGCCAGGATCTCGCACAGGACCCGACTACCCGTCGGATTTGGTATGCGATCGCCACAGGCAACGATTTTGAGAGCCATGACGGCATGACGGAAGAAAATCTTTACCAAAAGATTTTCGCTACCCATTTCGGTCACCTGGCAATCATCTTTCTGTGGGCATCCAGCCTCCTGTTCCACGTAGCCTGGCAAGGTAACTTTGAACAGTGGATCAAAGATCCCCTTAACGTCCGTCCCATCGCCCATGCGATTTGGGATCCTCATTTCGGCGCACCAGCAGTTGACGCTTTTACCCAAGCTGGCGCAAGCAATCCTGTCAACATTGCTTACTCAGGTGTTTATCACTGGTGGTACACCATTGGGATGCGGACAAACCAAGAACTATATACCGGTTCCCTAGGCTTGTTGCTCTTGGCCGCATTGTTCCTATTTACTGGTTGGTTGCACTTGCAACCCAAGTTCCGTCCTAGTCTCTCTTGGTTCAAGAGTGCTGAACCCCGTTTAAATCACCACCTAGCTGGTTTATTTGGTGTTAGCTCCCTAGCATGGACTGGTCACTTGGTTCACGTTGCCATTCCTGAGTCTCGCGGTATTCACGTGGGCTGGGATAACTTCTTGAGTGTGGCTCCCCACCCCGCAGGTTTGACCCCCTTCTTCACCGGTAACTGGGGTGTATATGCTCAGAACCCCGATACCGCAGGTCAGATCTTTGGCACCTCCACCGGCGCAGGAACAGCAATTTTGACCTTCTTAGGTGGTTTCCATCCTCAAACAGAATCTCTGTGGTTGACTGATATAGCTCATCACCATCTGGCGATCGCAGTTCTGTTTATTATTGCTGGTCACATGTACCGCACCAACTTTGGAATTGGTCACAGCATCAAAGAAATGCTGAATTCCAAATCAGGTTTAGTCCCCGGTAGCAAGAGTGAAGGTCAGTTCAACTTACCTCACCAAGGTTTGTACGACACCATCAACAACTCCTTACACTTCCAACTGTCTTTGGCCTTGGCAGCGTTAGGAACCGTCACTTCCTTGGTGGCGCAACACATGTACTCTCTGCCTTCCTACGCGTTCATCGCTAAGGACTACACCACCCAGGCAGCATTGTATACCCACCACCAGTACATAGCTGGTTTCTTGATGGTTGGTGCTTTTGCCCACGCTGCCATCTTCTGGGTTCGGGACTACGATCCAGAACAAAACAAAGGCAACGTACTAGACCGGATTCTTCAGCACAAAGAAGCGATTATCTCCCACCTCAGCTGGGTGTCCCTGTTCCTCGGTTTCCACACCTTGGGTCTGTACGTTCATAACGATGTAGTGGTTGCTTTCGGTACTCCTGAAAAGCAAATCCTCATCGAGCCAGTGTTTGCCCAATTTATTCAAGCTGCTCAAGGTAAAGCTTTATACGGGCTTAACGTATTGTTGTCTAACCCTGACAGTATTGCCTACACAGCTTACCCCAACGCTGGTAATGTTTGGTTACCTGGTTGGTTAGATGCCATTAACTCTGGTACTAACTCCCTGTTCTTAACCATTGGACCTGGCGACTTCTTGGTTCACCATGCCTTTGCTTTAGCTATTCACACCACCACCTTAGTACTGGTTAAAGGTGCTTTAGATGCTCGTGGTTCCAAGCTAATGCCTGACAAAAAGGATTTTGGTTACGCCTTCCCTTGCGACGGTCCTGGTCGGGGCGGTACTTGCGATATTTCAGCTTGGGACGCTTTCTACCTAGCAATGTTCTGGATGTTAAACACCATTGGTTGGGTAACCTTCTATTGGCACTGGAAACACCTGGGTATTTGGCAGGGTAACGTTGCCCAATTCAACGAAAACTCAACCTATTTAATGGGATGGTTCCGCGATTACCTCTGGGCCAACTCTGCTCAGTTGATCAACGGCTACAATGCCTATGGTATGAATAACCTATCTGTTTGGGCTTGGATGTTCTTATTTGGACACCTAGTCTGGGCAACTGGTTTCATGTTCTTGATCTCCTGGAGAGGATATTGGCAAGAATTAATCGAAACCTTGGTTTGGGCTCACGAGCGCACTCCTTTAGCTAACCTAGTTCGCTGGAAGGATAAACCCGTTGCTCTCTCCATCGTTCAAGCTCGTGTGGTTGGTTTAGCTCACTTCACCGTTGGCTACATCCTTACCTATGCAGCATTCCTAATTGCTTCTACCGCTGGCAAATTTGGTTGA
- the mtnA gene encoding S-methyl-5-thioribose-1-phosphate isomerase, translating into MLYPVIWKNDSVILIDQTRLPNEYAVIEVHRSQDMAEAIRTMIVRGAPAIGVAAAYGMYLGAREIKTNNRQEFLHELEGVAQLLRSTRPTAVNLFWAIGRMMQIAYETLGTIEEIKQNLLQTAEKIRTEDLETCQLIGDNGLKVLPKTPEKLIILTHCNAGALATAGYGTALGVVRSAWKEGRLTRVFADETRPRLQGAKLTAWECVQEGIPVTVIADNMAAHCMKQGLIDAVVVGADRIAANGDTANKIGTYNLAIVAKSHNVPFFVAAPVSTIDFSLDSGDKIPIEERHPSEIYQVGDSMLTPSGVEFYNPAFDVTPAELITAIITENGAFAPNELPTP; encoded by the coding sequence ATGCTTTATCCTGTAATCTGGAAAAATGACTCAGTTATACTAATTGATCAAACTCGTCTACCCAATGAATACGCTGTGATTGAGGTTCATCGTAGTCAGGATATGGCTGAGGCAATTAGAACCATGATTGTTAGAGGCGCACCTGCTATTGGTGTGGCTGCTGCTTATGGTATGTATTTGGGCGCCAGGGAAATAAAAACAAATAATCGCCAGGAGTTTTTACATGAATTAGAAGGTGTGGCCCAGTTATTACGCTCTACTCGCCCCACTGCGGTCAATCTATTTTGGGCTATTGGCAGAATGATGCAAATTGCCTATGAAACCCTAGGAACTATAGAAGAAATTAAACAAAATCTGCTACAAACTGCTGAAAAAATTCGTACTGAAGATCTAGAAACTTGTCAACTTATAGGTGATAACGGGTTGAAAGTTTTACCGAAAACACCAGAAAAATTAATTATTCTGACTCATTGTAATGCAGGTGCTTTAGCAACCGCTGGTTATGGTACAGCATTGGGGGTGGTGCGTTCAGCTTGGAAAGAGGGGAGACTAACTAGGGTTTTTGCCGATGAAACTCGTCCTCGTTTACAAGGTGCAAAGCTCACCGCATGGGAATGTGTACAAGAAGGTATTCCCGTCACTGTCATTGCTGATAATATGGCAGCACACTGTATGAAGCAAGGTTTAATTGATGCCGTAGTTGTTGGTGCAGATAGAATAGCAGCCAATGGAGACACAGCGAATAAAATAGGTACTTATAATCTAGCCATTGTTGCTAAATCCCATAATGTTCCATTTTTTGTAGCTGCACCTGTTTCCACCATTGATTTCAGTCTAGATAGTGGGGATAAAATTCCCATAGAAGAGCGTCACCCATCCGAAATTTACCAGGTTGGTGATAGTATGCTCACACCTTCAGGCGTGGAATTTTATAATCCCGCTTTTGATGTCACCCCAGCTGAATTAATAACAGCTATCATTACTGAAAATGGTGCTTTTGCTCCCAATGAATTGCCCACTCCATGA
- a CDS encoding Tab2/Atab2 family RNA-binding protein, which produces MGNIWELDFYSRPILDANQKKVWEVLICESPTDVLTKVDSLFRYAQYCPSTQVNSVWLRQALQEAIEKAGVAPIKIRFFRRQMNNMITKACQDMGIPALPSRKTLVLNQWIQQRMEEVYPQEPGYEQVTNSSVRLERPLPQRLPDALEGKQWTFVSLGASDITDMPEWEIAFGEAFPLELAGLSPEIPIPGILIFSPRALPIAGWMSGLELAYLRLDSNRNNQGDRLVLETGGTESWILANLRTPQLLAEAKGFEEAKQKADGVHFIGVQSDPQSQSFAGFWLLKEINL; this is translated from the coding sequence ATGGGCAATATTTGGGAACTCGATTTTTACTCTCGTCCTATTCTGGACGCAAATCAAAAAAAAGTTTGGGAAGTCTTGATCTGTGAAAGTCCTACAGATGTTCTTACTAAAGTGGATTCCCTATTTCGCTACGCGCAATATTGCCCCAGTACCCAAGTCAATTCAGTCTGGTTACGCCAAGCATTACAAGAAGCTATTGAAAAAGCAGGTGTAGCACCCATAAAAATTCGTTTTTTCCGCCGACAGATGAATAATATGATTACTAAAGCTTGTCAAGATATGGGGATACCTGCCTTACCTAGTCGCAAAACTTTAGTTCTCAACCAATGGATACAACAAAGAATGGAGGAAGTTTATCCTCAAGAACCCGGATATGAACAGGTAACTAACTCTTCCGTACGATTGGAAAGACCCTTACCTCAAAGGTTACCGGATGCGCTAGAAGGTAAACAATGGACATTTGTTAGTCTAGGAGCCAGTGATATTACTGATATGCCAGAATGGGAAATTGCTTTTGGCGAGGCTTTTCCCTTAGAATTAGCTGGTTTATCCCCAGAAATCCCCATTCCGGGAATTTTGATTTTTTCTCCCAGAGCTTTACCCATTGCTGGATGGATGTCCGGTTTAGAGTTGGCATATTTACGATTGGATAGTAATCGTAATAATCAAGGGGATAGATTAGTTTTAGAGACAGGTGGTACGGAAAGTTGGATTTTAGCAAATTTGAGAACTCCCCAATTATTAGCAGAGGCTAAGGGGTTTGAAGAGGCTAAACAAAAAGCCGACGGTGTGCATTTTATTGGAGTACAGTCTGATCCTCAGTCCCAGTCTTTTGCTGGTTTTTGGTTATTAAAAGAAATCAATCTTTGA
- a CDS encoding S8 family peptidase translates to MRLDVTATSFSDSQLNIQDEKLVIPQLQTPLENSVISAGHSYLVLEEESQQSVTTNNYNTNNGYGLINAGNAVSMAVGQSPYPKAPQIGGNNWGADMINAPTAWQNGYTGQGIIVAVLDTGVDYNHQDLNDNIWFNPKEIAGNGIDDDGNGYIDDIRGWNFQSNNNNVLDDNGHGTHVSGTIAGENNAIGVTGIAYNSRIMPVKVLDEKGSGSYTSIIQGIRYATDNGARIINMSLGGGSGSDGLKSALEYAASKNVIVVMAAGNEGNSIPSYPARYAYNSGLAVGAVDINNKTTNFSNRSGSQEIKYVTAPGEDIYSTVPNNKYANYTGTSMATPHVAGAIALMLSANPNLTESQVREIIVSTAENSTKPPQPNQPLPPSPFPFPINLFPFDLGNQFPTDIGSQFPSQFPTDIGSQFPIGFLQTSSLESDLLGWVDEQDPTPWI, encoded by the coding sequence ATGAGATTAGATGTTACGGCAACCAGTTTTAGTGACAGTCAACTTAATATACAAGATGAAAAGTTGGTAATTCCACAATTACAAACTCCTTTAGAAAACTCTGTAATTTCAGCAGGCCATAGCTATCTAGTATTAGAGGAAGAAAGTCAACAAAGTGTTACCACAAACAACTATAATACTAATAATGGATATGGATTAATAAATGCGGGGAATGCAGTAAGTATGGCAGTAGGTCAAAGTCCCTATCCTAAAGCACCTCAAATAGGAGGAAACAATTGGGGTGCGGATATGATTAATGCTCCTACAGCTTGGCAAAATGGTTATACAGGTCAGGGAATTATTGTTGCTGTTTTAGACACTGGAGTAGACTATAACCACCAAGATTTAAATGATAATATTTGGTTCAATCCCAAGGAAATTGCAGGAAATGGTATAGATGATGATGGCAATGGTTATATTGATGATATTAGAGGGTGGAATTTTCAAAGTAATAACAATAATGTTCTCGACGATAATGGTCATGGAACTCATGTTTCTGGGACTATTGCAGGTGAAAATAATGCTATTGGTGTAACTGGTATTGCCTATAATTCTCGAATTATGCCCGTGAAGGTTTTAGATGAAAAAGGTTCGGGATCTTATACCAGTATCATCCAAGGTATCCGTTATGCTACTGATAATGGTGCTCGCATTATTAATATGAGTTTAGGAGGAGGTTCTGGTAGTGATGGTTTAAAATCAGCCCTTGAATATGCTGCTAGTAAGAATGTAATCGTAGTTATGGCTGCTGGGAATGAGGGCAATTCTATACCATCTTATCCTGCTCGTTATGCGTATAATTCAGGACTTGCAGTGGGCGCAGTAGATATAAATAATAAAACCACTAATTTTTCCAACCGTTCTGGTTCTCAAGAAATTAAATATGTCACCGCTCCCGGTGAGGATATTTACTCCACAGTTCCTAACAATAAATATGCCAATTATACTGGTACTTCTATGGCTACTCCCCATGTTGCTGGAGCGATCGCATTAATGTTAAGTGCCAACCCCAATTTAACAGAAAGTCAAGTGCGAGAAATTATTGTTAGCACAGCGGAAAATAGCACTAAACCTCCACAACCCAATCAACCTCTTCCACCCTCACCTTTCCCCTTTCCTATAAATTTATTTCCCTTTGATCTTGGGAACCAATTCCCCACAGATATTGGTTCTCAATTTCCCTCTCAATTTCCCACGGATATTGGTTCTCAATTTCCCATCGGATTTCTCCAAACATCTAGTTTGGAATCTGATCTTTTAGGTTGGGTAGATGAACAAGACCCAACACCCTGGATATAA
- a CDS encoding histidine phosphatase family protein produces the protein MSQVIWIARHANRLDFVNPDWFLTAERRYDPPLSDDGIIQAQQLAKRLKGERIKHIFASPFLRTVQTANAVAEILDLDIKLETGLSEWLNPEWMTEEPEKLSTLELVKLFPRIDRSYTPRIAAKYPETHEQVRYRSGQTARCLAAEFWPHDILLVAHGASVLGAAMGFVGDLAKTEVKAKLCSLVKLVHQESQWFLELKGDTSHLEEIPGLQPEYSSLWQLPPTKPVA, from the coding sequence ATGAGCCAAGTAATTTGGATCGCTAGACATGCTAACAGACTTGACTTTGTCAACCCTGACTGGTTTCTGACAGCAGAAAGGCGTTATGATCCCCCTTTATCAGATGATGGTATAATTCAGGCACAGCAACTAGCAAAACGGTTAAAAGGCGAAAGAATAAAGCATATTTTTGCCTCTCCTTTTTTGCGGACCGTACAGACAGCCAATGCAGTAGCGGAAATCTTGGATTTAGATATCAAATTAGAGACAGGACTCAGCGAGTGGTTAAATCCAGAGTGGATGACAGAAGAACCAGAAAAACTGTCAACCTTGGAACTGGTCAAATTATTTCCTAGAATAGATAGGAGCTATACACCTCGGATTGCTGCAAAATACCCTGAAACCCATGAACAGGTGAGATATCGTTCAGGACAGACTGCCAGATGTTTAGCAGCGGAATTTTGGCCTCACGATATCTTATTAGTCGCACATGGAGCTTCTGTGTTAGGTGCTGCTATGGGATTTGTAGGAGATCTAGCCAAAACTGAAGTAAAGGCCAAATTATGCTCCCTGGTTAAATTAGTGCATCAGGAATCACAATGGTTTTTGGAACTCAAGGGAGATACTTCCCATTTGGAAGAAATACCAGGACTGCAACCAGAATACTCCAGCTTATGGCAACTACCACCGACAAAACCAGTTGCTTGA
- the map gene encoding type I methionyl aminopeptidase, giving the protein MNILSDLLTLPVQSKPFISQQRRGIEIKSPREVDIMRQSARIVATVLKEISELVEPGMTTADLDAHAEKRIREMGATPSFKGYHGFPASICSSINHEVVHGIPSQKKVIRSGDVLKVDTGAYYQGFHGDSCITIAVGTVSPDAAKLIEVAEKALYAGIEQVKADAHLADIAGGIEDYVKTTGFNVVEQFTGHGVGRNLHEEPAVFNYRTREIPNVKLRAGMTLAIEPIINAGSKTTKILSDRWTAVTVDNALSAQFEHTVLVTETGYEILTDRSSL; this is encoded by the coding sequence ATGAACATTCTCAGCGACCTACTTACCTTACCAGTGCAGTCTAAACCTTTCATATCACAGCAACGTCGGGGAATAGAAATCAAATCTCCTCGTGAGGTTGATATCATGCGACAATCAGCTAGGATTGTTGCTACTGTTCTCAAGGAAATTTCTGAATTGGTTGAACCGGGGATGACTACTGCGGATCTGGATGCACACGCAGAAAAACGTATTCGAGAAATGGGCGCAACTCCCAGTTTTAAGGGATATCATGGATTTCCAGCTTCTATATGTTCTAGTATCAACCACGAGGTGGTACATGGTATTCCCAGTCAGAAAAAAGTGATTCGCTCAGGAGATGTGCTAAAGGTTGATACGGGAGCATACTATCAAGGTTTCCATGGTGACTCTTGTATCACCATTGCTGTGGGCACTGTAAGTCCGGATGCAGCAAAATTAATTGAAGTGGCTGAAAAAGCTTTATATGCAGGTATAGAACAAGTGAAAGCTGATGCCCATTTAGCTGATATTGCTGGTGGGATTGAAGACTATGTTAAAACAACTGGATTTAATGTGGTAGAGCAGTTCACAGGTCATGGGGTGGGTAGAAACCTTCATGAAGAACCTGCAGTTTTTAATTATAGAACTCGTGAAATTCCTAATGTTAAATTACGTGCTGGTATGACTTTGGCTATTGAACCTATAATTAATGCTGGATCAAAAACTACTAAAATATTAAGTGATAGATGGACTGCTGTTACTGTTGATAATGCTCTATCTGCCCAATTTGAACATACTGTGTTGGTTACGGAAACGGGTTATGAAATTTTAACTGATAGATCATCACTTTAA
- a CDS encoding amidase, which translates to MTDLAFTPALELARLIRKREISPLELTELYLDRISRFNPQLGSYFTVMAESAIADSRYKTEILANTRETALPPFFGVPISIKDLNAVAGVTCTYGNPTLVNNIPNYDDGVVTKIKQAGFVILGKTATSELGSYPYTEPPGFPPARNPWNLEYTPGGSSGGAASAVAAGLCAIAQGSDGGGSIRVPAACCGLVGIKPARGRVTNAPGTSIIATSGPLARTVADAAAMLDAISGYFPGDPFWLNDPEPCFLESRTKVGLNIAFSTSIPSVGEADGNGQQGVLKAVRLLEELGHNVVEKCPDISGLVQPFQVVWQAGVAAARIPPQILQPLNQFLLERTGSAGEYLRAVTQMQILSRQIVSFFDPIDILVLPVYLHSPIKIGEWSQLNPDDTLERIIKWIAPCPIANATGLPAISIPMGFDANGLPLSVQLIGKPAAESTLISIASQLEMVNPWVQYCELPKSSKNY; encoded by the coding sequence ATGACTGATTTAGCATTTACCCCCGCTTTGGAATTGGCTAGGTTAATTCGTAAGCGGGAGATATCTCCCCTAGAACTCACAGAGTTATATTTAGATAGAATTTCTCGTTTCAACCCTCAATTGGGTAGTTACTTCACGGTTATGGCGGAATCAGCCATAGCTGATAGTCGTTATAAAACAGAAATACTAGCTAATACCAGGGAAACTGCATTACCACCCTTTTTTGGCGTTCCCATTTCAATCAAAGATTTGAATGCGGTGGCGGGTGTTACCTGTACCTATGGCAATCCAACCTTGGTTAATAACATCCCCAATTATGATGATGGTGTGGTTACCAAAATCAAACAAGCGGGTTTTGTCATTCTGGGAAAAACAGCTACCTCGGAACTAGGGTCTTATCCCTATACTGAACCTCCAGGTTTTCCCCCAGCTAGAAATCCCTGGAATCTAGAATATACTCCTGGTGGTTCTAGTGGTGGTGCTGCATCCGCTGTTGCAGCTGGATTATGTGCGATCGCCCAAGGTTCTGATGGGGGTGGTTCTATTAGGGTACCTGCGGCTTGTTGCGGCCTGGTAGGGATTAAACCTGCTAGGGGAAGGGTAACTAATGCTCCTGGTACTAGTATCATAGCTACTAGTGGTCCCCTGGCCAGAACGGTAGCTGATGCAGCTGCTATGCTAGATGCAATTTCTGGATATTTCCCGGGGGATCCCTTTTGGTTAAATGATCCAGAACCTTGTTTCTTGGAGTCGAGAACAAAGGTGGGACTGAACATAGCCTTTAGTACAAGTATTCCCTCCGTAGGGGAAGCAGATGGGAACGGTCAACAGGGGGTATTAAAAGCGGTCAGATTATTGGAGGAGTTGGGACATAATGTAGTAGAGAAGTGTCCGGATATAAGTGGGTTAGTCCAACCATTTCAAGTTGTATGGCAAGCTGGAGTAGCTGCTGCTAGAATACCCCCACAGATCTTACAACCTCTCAATCAGTTTTTATTAGAGAGAACAGGTTCAGCAGGTGAGTATCTACGAGCGGTAACACAGATGCAAATCCTATCTCGGCAAATTGTGTCTTTCTTTGATCCCATAGATATATTAGTATTACCTGTGTACCTCCACTCACCCATAAAAATTGGTGAGTGGAGTCAGTTGAACCCTGATGACACCCTAGAAAGAATCATTAAATGGATTGCACCCTGTCCCATAGCAAACGCGACGGGGCTGCCTGCTATATCCATACCTATGGGATTTGATGCTAATGGTTTACCCTTGAGTGTGCAATTAATTGGCAAGCCCGCTGCTGAATCTACCTTGATTAGCATCGCATCACAATTAGAAATGGTTAATCCTTGGGTGCAATACTGCGAGTTGCCAAAGAGTAGCAAAAATTATTAA
- a CDS encoding histidine phosphatase family protein: protein MTRVIIVRHGQSTYNTEGRIQGRTNTSSLTKKGSEDALRTGQVLSNIPFAAIYSSPLTRAKQTAEIIHNQLTGHPVPSVETTDYLLEVDLPLWEGMLSGEVKEKFSLDYSIWKERPQELLMTISDANGTRDHSPILSLYEQARQFWQHILSHPRARTILVVAHNGINRALISTALGIPPSRYHSIQQSNCGISVLNFSGGLGEPVQLESMNQTQHLGDILPSLRPNHQGFRLLLVRHGETEWNRQGKFQGQIDVPLNDHGRVQATKAREFLKTISLDFAFSSTMARPRETAEIILQDHPHVSLQLLDGLREISHGKWEGKFESEIDQDFPGELHRWRTIPAQVQMPEGENLQEVYQRSVGSWQEILQTAQSQNLGMGLVVAHDATNKTLLCHILGLSLENFWNFRQGNGAVSVIDYPQGADSSPVLQAMNITGHLSGGVLDKTAAGAL from the coding sequence ATGACTCGTGTGATTATTGTGCGTCATGGACAAAGTACCTATAACACTGAAGGACGCATTCAGGGACGCACTAACACGTCCAGCTTAACCAAAAAAGGTTCCGAGGATGCTCTTAGGACTGGTCAAGTGCTTAGTAATATACCATTTGCGGCTATATATAGCAGTCCCCTCACCCGAGCTAAACAGACTGCGGAAATTATCCACAATCAGTTGACAGGTCATCCGGTTCCATCGGTGGAGACTACTGACTATTTACTGGAGGTGGACTTACCCTTGTGGGAGGGAATGTTATCTGGAGAGGTGAAGGAAAAGTTCTCCCTCGATTATAGTATCTGGAAAGAACGTCCCCAGGAATTGCTAATGACAATTAGTGACGCAAATGGTACAAGAGATCACTCACCTATATTATCTTTATATGAACAAGCACGACAATTTTGGCAGCATATCTTATCCCATCCCCGGGCAAGGACTATTCTTGTAGTTGCACATAATGGCATTAATCGTGCTCTAATTAGTACAGCATTGGGTATTCCCCCTAGTCGCTATCATTCTATACAACAGTCTAATTGTGGAATCAGTGTGCTTAATTTTAGCGGGGGACTGGGTGAACCGGTACAGTTGGAGTCCATGAATCAAACCCAACATCTGGGAGATATTTTGCCTAGTTTGCGCCCAAATCATCAAGGGTTTCGTTTACTATTGGTTCGTCATGGAGAAACTGAATGGAATCGTCAAGGGAAGTTCCAAGGACAAATTGATGTACCTTTGAATGACCATGGTAGGGTTCAAGCAACAAAAGCTAGAGAGTTTCTCAAAACCATATCTCTTGATTTTGCCTTTAGTAGCACTATGGCCCGCCCCCGAGAAACAGCAGAAATTATCCTTCAAGACCATCCCCACGTCAGTTTACAATTATTGGATGGTTTAAGGGAAATTAGCCATGGAAAATGGGAGGGTAAGTTTGAATCGGAAATAGATCAGGATTTCCCCGGTGAGTTGCACCGCTGGCGCACTATTCCCGCTCAGGTGCAAATGCCAGAAGGTGAAAATTTACAAGAGGTATATCAACGTAGTGTTGGGTCGTGGCAAGAAATATTACAAACTGCTCAAAGTCAAAACCTTGGTATGGGTCTAGTTGTGGCTCACGATGCAACAAATAAAACTTTACTTTGTCACATACTCGGTCTGTCCTTGGAAAATTTCTGGAATTTCCGTCAGGGGAATGGAGCAGTTAGTGTGATTGATTATCCTCAAGGTGCTGACAGTTCACCCGTTCTACAAGCTATGAATATTACCGGACATTTAAGTGGTGGAGTGTTAGATAAAACTGCAGCGGGCGCTCTCTAA